In Nerophis lumbriciformis linkage group LG14, RoL_Nlum_v2.1, whole genome shotgun sequence, a single genomic region encodes these proteins:
- the LOC133616536 gene encoding phosphatidylinositol 3-kinase regulatory subunit gamma-like, whose protein sequence is MADAGFRFWNEDNKFQQADLLTSPLASLHLIDEKTDQMGDEHGPHFICSPITSSGQSQKDAAISSAPCSHQSLSYQETVQPGMSRNDSEAQSPTLTAFMQDLSTFAAADDDVFQDLGNIPKEDEIPPKNIITTAMAACDACTEQKQLADSEWYWGNISRDEVNRMMRNTPDGTFLVRDASSKVKGEYTLTLRKDGSNRLIKIFHHGGKYGFSEPLTFLSVVELIQYYQDKSLAQYNSKLDTRLLFPISKYLQHVVMEVGMDAVGERLKLFQDHYEEKSKEYDRLYKELNQTSQELQTKRMAIEAFSEIIRIFEEECETQERYSKEYIDMFLKLDNSTETDKIQNNSDELQSRVEEIHNSKMMLENELRSKVLAHMEVDRRINHLKPDLVQLKKIRDQYLIWLSQQGTRQSQINDWLGVRNEEDPYTLADGTHHEERTWYVGSMTRKEAEELLRGRRDGTFLIRDSQSQKGSYACSVAVDGHVKHCVINRTSTGYGFAEPYNLYSSLKELVLHYQHTSLIQHNQQLNVTLAWPALSQQPS, encoded by the exons ATGGCCGATGCAGGTTTTCGGTTTTGGAACGAGGACAACAAGTTCCAGCAAGCAGATTTGCTGACGTCACCATTAGCATCACTCCATCTCATCGACGAAAAGACCGACCAAATGGGGGATGAGCATGGACCACATTTTATATGTTCTCCGATAACATCATCCGGCCAATCACAAAAGGATGCTGCCATATCTTCAGCTCCGTGCTCTCATCAGTCACTATCATATCAAG AGACCGTGCAGCCTGGGATGAGCCGAAATGACAGCGAGGCTCAGTCTCCCACTTTGACAGCATTCATGCAGGATCTTTCCACATTTGCCGCTGCTGATGACGACGTGTTTCAAGACTTAGGAAACATCCCCAAGGAAGACG AGATCCCGCCCAAGAACATCATCACCACAGCAATGGCAGCATGTGATGCCTGCACTGAGCAAAAACAGCTGGCTGATTCAGAGTGGTACTGGGGCAACATCTCAAG AGACGAAGTCAACAGGATGATGAGGAACACACCCGATGGCACATTCTTGGTCCGAGATGCTTCTAGCAAGGTCAAGGGGGAATACACCTTAACACTGAG GAAAGATGGCTCCAATAGACTGATAAAGATCTTCCATCATGGTGGAAAGTACGGCTTCTCTGAGCCATTGACTTTCCTTTCAGTCGTGGAGCTTATTCAGTACTACCAGGACAAGTCACTGGCCCAGTACAACTCTAAACTAGATACGCGGCTGCTGTTTCCCATCTCCAAATATCTGCAG CACGTTGTGATGGAGGTTGGCATGGATGCAGTCGGAGAACGGCTCAAGTTATTTCAGGACCATTATGAAGAGAAGAGCAAAGAGTATGACCGTCTCTATAAGGAGCTCAACCAAACATCACAG GAATTACAGACTAAACGGATGGCCATTGAGGCTTTCAGTGAAATCATTCGGATTTTTGAAGAGGAGTGTGAAACCCAAGAGCGCTACAGCAAGGAATACATTGACATGTTCCTAAAATTAGACAACAGTACAGAAACTGACAA GATTCAGAATAACTCTGATGAGCTGCAATCAAGGGTGGAGGAGATACACAACAGCAAAATGATGTTGGAAAATGAATTGAGAAGCAAGGTGCTGGCCCACATGGAAGTTGACAGAAGAATAAATCACCTGAAGCCAGACCTCGTGCAGCTCAAGAAAATCAGAGATCAGTATTTGAT CTGGCTCTCACAGCAAGGAACCAGGCAGAGCCAAATTAATGACTGGCTTGGTGTAAGAAATGAAGAAGA CCCATACACCCTAGCAGACGGTACCCACCATGAGGAGAGAACCTGGTATGTTGGAAGTATGACTCGAAAGGAGGCAGAGGAGCTGCTTAGAGGCAGAAGGGACGGCACTTTCCTCATCAGAGATAGCCAAAGTCAGAAAGGATCCTACGCCTGCTCTGTAGC CGTGGACGGGCACGTGAAGCACTGTGTGATCAACAGGACATCTACAGGCTATGGCTTTGCTGAGCCATATAACCTGTACTCATCACTCAAAGAGCTGGTGCTCCACTATCAGCACACATCCCTGATCCAACACAACCAGCAGCTGAATGTAACCCTGGCCTGGCCTGCTCTCAGCCAGCAGCCCAGCTGA